From one Candidatus Obscuribacterales bacterium genomic stretch:
- the upp gene encoding uracil phosphoribosyltransferase, whose amino-acid sequence MGAGLSGAGDHLFDIYHHTSGFMAAEVHVITHPLVQHKLSLLRHVDTHTQDFRKLLKEVAMLLAYEVTRDLPLKYVPIQTPLTTMDAPMLAADKKMAIISIMRAGQGLLDGMLELIPTAKVGHIGLYRQPSSLMAVEYYFKLPTDIEQRDMLVVDPMLATGNSAVAAVDRLKEAGPLSIKFVCLLAAPEGIAHFHSEHPDVPIYTASVDDHLDAQGYILPGLGDAGDRLYGTR is encoded by the coding sequence ATGGGGGCTGGTCTGTCCGGCGCAGGGGATCATCTATTCGATATCTACCACCATACATCGGGATTCATGGCAGCAGAGGTTCATGTGATTACGCATCCACTGGTTCAGCACAAGCTCTCGCTTCTGCGCCACGTGGACACCCATACCCAAGACTTCCGCAAGTTGCTGAAAGAGGTGGCCATGCTGCTAGCCTACGAGGTGACGCGGGATCTTCCCCTCAAGTATGTCCCTATCCAAACGCCTCTCACCACCATGGATGCGCCCATGCTGGCTGCGGATAAAAAAATGGCGATTATCTCTATCATGCGGGCCGGGCAGGGGCTGCTGGATGGCATGTTGGAGCTGATCCCTACAGCCAAGGTGGGGCATATCGGTCTATACCGACAGCCTAGCTCCCTGATGGCGGTGGAATATTACTTCAAGCTGCCCACGGATATTGAGCAGCGGGATATGTTGGTGGTGGATCCAATGCTGGCGACGGGCAACTCGGCGGTGGCGGCGGTGGATCGGCTCAAGGAAGCGGGGCCGCTCTCTATTAAGTTTGTCTGTCTGCTCGCGGCTCCCGAGGGCATCGCCCATTTCCATAGCGAACATCCCGACGTGCCCATCTACACCGCCTCCGTGGATGACCATCTCGACGCCCAAGGCTACATTCTGCCAGGGCTAGGGGATGCGGGCGATCGCCTCTATGGAACGCGCTAG
- a CDS encoding URC4/urg3 family protein — protein MATEADTLAYLRSTAAIRDRCGQLFDLACADQLSHFRCDLTRLNATADYVIQVIEANYPDWAVPFHSRWRHFESGDRDRLAHLRQQVGTIDPLEWARIQFDLAITSVLLDAGAGATWQFSEPGTDEVYQRSEGLAIASFYAFTAGTMSSNAQQPLQADAQGLQQFTPDRLAAAFQVSDRNPLVGLEGRAGLLQTLGRSLHRYPHLFGQESPRLGNLVDALLPQVVDQCLPATAVFDVVLEGLSDIWPGRGAIAQVNLGDVWPHPRLPDGDLGSQLVPFHKLSQWLTYSLLEPLQSLGITITDLDALTGLAEYRNGGLCVDLGLLQPKHAGVLSDRHRPGSEVIVEWRALTVVLLDQIAAAIRQNRQQDATQLPLVKILEGGTWAAGRRIAAELRDGSPPLQIQSDGTVF, from the coding sequence ATGGCAACCGAGGCTGACACCCTTGCCTATCTAAGATCTACAGCGGCCATTCGCGATCGTTGTGGCCAACTGTTTGACCTGGCCTGTGCCGATCAGCTCAGCCATTTTCGCTGCGACCTGACTCGCCTCAACGCCACCGCCGACTACGTCATCCAGGTGATTGAGGCCAACTATCCCGATTGGGCTGTGCCCTTCCACAGTCGCTGGCGGCATTTTGAAAGCGGCGATCGCGATCGCCTGGCCCACCTCCGCCAGCAGGTAGGAACGATCGATCCCCTCGAATGGGCCCGTATCCAGTTCGACCTAGCGATCACCAGTGTGTTGCTGGATGCCGGAGCTGGAGCCACCTGGCAGTTTTCCGAACCGGGTACGGACGAGGTCTACCAACGCTCAGAAGGGCTAGCGATCGCCAGCTTTTATGCCTTCACCGCCGGCACAATGTCCAGCAATGCCCAGCAGCCGCTCCAAGCCGACGCCCAAGGTCTCCAGCAATTCACCCCCGATCGCCTAGCCGCTGCCTTCCAGGTGAGCGATCGCAATCCCTTAGTAGGACTAGAGGGACGGGCGGGCCTGCTGCAAACCCTCGGGCGATCGCTGCATCGCTATCCCCATCTGTTTGGTCAAGAAAGCCCCCGGTTGGGTAACTTGGTGGATGCCCTCCTACCCCAAGTGGTCGATCAGTGCCTACCGGCCACCGCCGTCTTCGATGTTGTCCTAGAGGGGTTGAGCGACATCTGGCCCGGCCGGGGGGCGATCGCCCAGGTCAACTTAGGCGACGTCTGGCCCCATCCCCGCCTGCCCGATGGCGACCTGGGATCGCAACTGGTGCCCTTCCATAAACTCTCCCAGTGGCTCACCTATTCTCTGCTGGAGCCGCTACAGAGCCTAGGCATCACCATCACCGATCTCGATGCCCTCACCGGTCTGGCGGAATATCGTAACGGTGGCCTCTGTGTGGATCTGGGCCTGCTGCAGCCGAAACATGCGGGAGTGTTAAGCGATCGCCATCGACCAGGCTCAGAGGTGATTGTCGAATGGCGGGCGCTGACCGTGGTTTTGCTGGATCAGATTGCCGCAGCCATTCGCCAAAACCGCCAGCAAGATGCCACCCAGCTCCCCCTGGTGAAAATTCTCGAAGGCGGCACGTGGGCAGCCGGACGACGCATCGCAGCCGAGCTACGGGATGGCTCCCCACCCCTTCAGATTCAAAGCGATGGCACCGTGTTTTAG